One segment of Vibrio orientalis CIP 102891 = ATCC 33934 DNA contains the following:
- a CDS encoding esterase/lipase family protein produces the protein MKQFYSLVLTCALALGQPIFTNAAHASGYTQTQYPIVLVHGLFGFDTLAGVDYFYGIPHSLTKDGATVYVAQVSASNSSEIRGEQLLAQVETLLAATGATKVNLIGHSHGGPTARYVASVRPDLVASVTSIGGVNKGSKVADLVRGTVPEGSGLEGLAVKLAGGLTTLINLLSGGSDLDQDPLASLEALTTEGSLAFNQHHPYGIPSTECGEGDLLASNGVYYYSWTGSSTFTNLLDPTDGALVILGWAFDEPNDGLVSACSTHLGKVIRDDYKMNHLDEINGLLGIHHLFETDPVTLYRQHANRLKQQGL, from the coding sequence TTGAAACAATTCTATTCACTTGTCCTAACTTGCGCTTTGGCATTGGGACAACCGATATTCACTAATGCTGCCCATGCGAGTGGCTATACCCAAACTCAATACCCGATTGTCTTAGTTCATGGGTTGTTTGGCTTTGATACCCTTGCCGGCGTCGACTATTTCTATGGAATCCCCCACTCCTTAACCAAAGATGGAGCCACAGTTTACGTCGCGCAAGTCTCTGCTTCCAACAGCAGCGAAATTAGGGGAGAACAACTGCTAGCTCAGGTAGAGACCTTACTTGCAGCCACTGGCGCAACCAAAGTTAACCTAATTGGCCATAGCCATGGTGGCCCAACGGCTCGTTACGTCGCTTCAGTGAGGCCTGATCTTGTCGCATCAGTCACCAGTATTGGCGGCGTGAACAAAGGCTCTAAAGTGGCCGATCTCGTAAGAGGTACTGTCCCTGAAGGCTCAGGTTTAGAAGGATTAGCAGTCAAGCTTGCTGGTGGGCTCACCACGCTGATTAATCTGCTTTCCGGAGGGTCAGATTTGGATCAAGACCCATTAGCCTCGCTTGAAGCGTTAACGACTGAAGGTTCGTTAGCTTTTAACCAACATCACCCATACGGAATTCCAAGCACTGAGTGTGGTGAAGGCGATCTGCTCGCGAGCAATGGGGTGTATTACTACTCTTGGACAGGTTCTTCCACTTTTACCAACCTTTTAGACCCGACTGATGGTGCGTTAGTCATCCTCGGCTGGGCATTTGATGAACCGAATGACGGACTCGTCAGTGCGTGTAGTACCCACCTAGGCAAAGTGATTCGCGATGATTACAAGATGAACCACTTAGATGAGATTAACGGACTTTTAGGTATTCATCATCTGTTTGAAACCGACCCAGTTACCCTCTATCGCCAACATGCGAATCGTCTAAAACAGCAAGGACTATAA
- a CDS encoding cystathionine beta-lyase, translating into MSESKQTKYVTAGRDKKWTNGVVNPPIQRASTIVFDTVAEKQQATINRANKTLFYGRRGTNTHFAFQDAMTEIEGGAGCALYPCGTAAIANAILSFVETGDHILMVDTCYEPTRDFCDTIMKKMGVETTYYEPTIGEGIRDLIKPNTKVLFLESPGSITMEVQDVPTLAKIAHEQEIIVMLDNTWAAGVNFSPFDHGVDISIQAATKYIVGHSDVMLGTAVASEKYWDQLREQSYLMGQCVSPDDAYLGLRGIRTLDVRLRQHAENSLKVAKWLQSRPEVDHVRHPALETCPGHEFYQRDFTGGNGLFSFVLKTTYPKATTALLDGMKHFSMGYSWGGYESLILANEPKSFNSLRTVANPNFEGTLVRLHIGLENVDDLIADLEAGLSRYNALILEKEATA; encoded by the coding sequence ATGTCAGAGAGCAAGCAGACCAAATACGTTACCGCGGGTCGAGATAAGAAATGGACCAACGGCGTTGTAAACCCTCCGATACAACGCGCTTCAACTATCGTATTTGATACTGTAGCGGAAAAGCAGCAGGCGACGATTAACCGCGCCAATAAAACGCTTTTCTATGGCCGCCGTGGTACCAATACCCACTTTGCCTTCCAAGATGCAATGACAGAAATTGAAGGCGGCGCTGGATGTGCCCTTTACCCTTGTGGTACGGCGGCTATCGCCAACGCGATTCTTTCGTTTGTTGAAACGGGTGACCATATTTTGATGGTTGATACCTGTTACGAGCCAACACGTGATTTCTGCGACACCATCATGAAAAAGATGGGCGTCGAAACGACTTATTACGAGCCAACCATTGGCGAAGGTATCCGCGACCTGATCAAACCCAATACCAAGGTTCTGTTTTTGGAATCGCCTGGTTCGATCACCATGGAAGTTCAAGACGTTCCTACGCTGGCAAAAATTGCCCATGAACAAGAGATCATCGTAATGCTCGACAATACTTGGGCTGCGGGCGTTAACTTCTCACCTTTCGATCATGGCGTTGATATTTCGATTCAAGCTGCGACCAAGTACATTGTCGGCCACTCTGATGTCATGCTGGGTACAGCAGTAGCAAGCGAGAAGTACTGGGATCAGCTCCGTGAGCAAAGCTACTTGATGGGTCAATGTGTCTCACCAGATGACGCATACTTAGGTCTACGTGGTATCCGTACATTAGACGTTCGTCTGCGCCAACACGCTGAGAACAGTTTAAAAGTCGCCAAGTGGCTGCAATCTCGACCAGAAGTCGACCATGTTCGTCATCCAGCGTTAGAAACTTGTCCAGGCCACGAATTTTACCAGCGTGACTTTACCGGTGGTAATGGCTTGTTTTCATTTGTACTGAAGACAACTTACCCTAAAGCGACCACGGCACTGCTGGATGGCATGAAGCATTTCAGTATGGGTTATTCGTGGGGCGGTTATGAGAGCCTTATTCTAGCCAACGAACCTAAGAGCTTTAATAGTCTACGTACCGTGGCTAACCCGAACTTTGAAGGTACCTTGGTGCGTTTGCACATTGGCTTAGAAAATGTCGATGATTTAATTGCTGATTTGGAAGCTGGGCTTTCTCGCTACAATGCGTTGATCTTAGAGAAAGAAGCAACAGCGTAG